A genomic stretch from Helianthus annuus cultivar XRQ/B chromosome 1, HanXRQr2.0-SUNRISE, whole genome shotgun sequence includes:
- the LOC110869435 gene encoding uncharacterized protein At3g17950: MLDPGMELLPPLSSPTISSISSSDLDTESTGSFFHDRSTTLGTLMGVATTFRVPSQRRDGTPTVTLGSAPSSNGRRRRNRNNAVDLVSERRRKRLRRRRWWWLCSGEDLKPSSLGEFLEVERRFGEEALFGGESVMNMPVAVEDRSNGGTLFADGRVLPPPQRQQETASSDGGEGTSTAASVCSLCRFSVSLAGMCSGGGG; encoded by the coding sequence ATGCTAGATCCAGGTATGGAATTGCTTCCGCCACTCTCCTCACCAACAATCTCTTCAATCTCATCTTCCGATCTCGACACCGAGTCCACCGGCTCCTTCTTCCACGACCGGAGCACAACCCTAGGCACTCTCATGGGCGTCGCCACCACGTTCCGCGTCCCGTCGCAGCGCCGCGACGGCACACCAACCGTCACACTCGGATCTGCTCCGAGCAGCAACGGCAGGAGACGGCGGAACAGGAACAATGCGGTGGATCTGGTCTCCGAACGGCGGCGGAAGCGGTTACGGCGgaggcggtggtggtggctgtgCAGCGGCGAGGATCTAAAACCGTCGTCGCTTGGTGAGTTTCTGGAGGTTGAAAGGCGATTTGGTGAAGAGGCGTTGTTTGGCGGTGAATCGGTGATGAATATGCCGGTGGCGGTGGAGGATCGGAGTAACGGTGGAACGTTGTTTGCTGATGGTAGGGTTTTACCGCCGCCGCAACGGCAACAGGAAACGGCGTCGTCTGATGGTGGTGAAGGTACGAGTACGGCGGCATCTGTTTGTTCTTTGTGTAGGTTTTCGGTTTCGTTGGCCGGAAtgtgtagtggtggtggtggatga